Proteins encoded by one window of Hylaeus volcanicus isolate JK05 chromosome 7, UHH_iyHylVolc1.0_haploid, whole genome shotgun sequence:
- the LOC128880162 gene encoding kinesin-like protein Klp98A isoform X2 gives MASVKVAVRVRPFNKRELAMNAKMIVQMDGKKTRIFNTKTPGSCREIDREKYKDFTFDHSYWSYDPNDDNYASQEEVFFDLGTDVIESAFEGYNACVFAYGQTGSGKTFTMMGTPEAQGLIPRICKTLFARMAAGKESGASYRTEVSFLEIHNERVRDLLRLDQSQSHSLRVREHPKRGPYVQDLSSHLVYDYSDIQECMVRGNTHRTTASTNMNDVSSRSHAIFTITFVQAGLSEGNMPSETVSKVHLVDLAGSERANATGATGQRLKEGAHINKSLVTLGSVISALAEVSSASDTSSSSSKKSVFIPYRDSVLTWLLKDSLGGNSKTIMIAAISPADCNYGETLSTLRYANRAKNIINKPTINEDPNVKLIRELREEILKLKSLIGKDMSIERPPQMLLAQIHEKQEQEKVLTEEWTEKWRETQQILQEQKALGLRKSGVGVVLDSEMPHLVGIDDDLLSTGVTLYHLKEGRTLVGTEEAATTQDIVLTGGDVEPEHCVVELDSGVATLHPLSSHCWINTAQVDKPTRLSQGCIILLGRNNMFRYNDPVEAAKLRKEGGTGNGNLQSTVVNLSRLSLLSWSVSDLHASSSSDNLLNSSEDLRALEELEQQKAALIKEKEDFKREQEEREERWAARREALKGAQRELEREWGAQWKEWADAIAALESRQRELRARRNILEQERRDEMTQVESLCREVASLRTTLQSKHRQFQEFMNNHERTQRFHQWWEKTDDGAGSDGSLPESWSSLNDDKCVDAMRELVNHHKKELAVLETELQNKVKSLNEHQSKVDKMEEELMEIARKQKHIFNLELEGEGNTEKKLLLAKRTQEQLQEILRRKQSLSLNLKRALPASLDDQSLSGDDIVSNGESQSFLDACNRKLQIASAMNILPQNLPSSVDTADTFHTAAADSPEPRILFEDPNTKRFETSLDDEQEPDKQLDTSPKVYLENDKTRLPETKVNRKSSVEGVTEPEKCNGSAPKSPTDSITGMEIPEDSLESPVQRNPAMKRLNQRIARQRMMVMRCLETSTPSKEDLNRQIMILQELQKQQIELEVSLLEDERKNLRHSMSQCSDDRLQDHDDRVQTVESNTCRDLEVMNNTATLLTMSTTRSPIQRNNRPNTNDDEGLSESVAPRISSGRGYSTVYLTSQNRGDRLSSPYSLTITRSLPSLIANDTDCDNVINMIVSIPSYVIRGAGTSSHYEYEVRVVAQDDSWTLLRRYRRFRELYISMRQKYGSKVAAIRFPPRQVFPRYEVVARQRRKRLEEYLRRLIQVCSELPHCEPLYKYNGNLSNIDKQSLLEFSSFFRRGTFESSKYGTS, from the exons ACACCGGGCAGCTGCAGAGAAATCGACAGGGAGAAATACAAAGACTTCACGTTCGATCACTCCTACTGGTCCTATGACCCGAACGACGACAACTACGCGTCCCAGGAAGAG GTTTTCTTTGATCTTGGTACGGATGTAATAGAAAGTGCCTTCGAGGGCTACAATGCCTGCGTCTTTGCCTACGGCCAGACAGGGTCTGGGAAGACCTTTACGATGATGGGCACGCCG GAGGCTCAAGGATTGATACCACGGATCTGCAAAACGCTGTTCGCTAGAATGGCCGCGGGGAAAGAGAGCGGAGCGTCGTATAGAACCGAGGTATCCTTCCTGGAAATACACAATGAGAGAGTGAGAGACTTGCTAAGACTGGACCAGTCACAGTCTCATTCCCTCAGGGTGCGGGAGCATCCTAAGAGGGGCCCTTACGTCCAAGACCTGTCCAGCCACCTCGTGTACGATTATTCGGACATCCAG GAATGCATGGTGAGAGGCAACACGCACAGAACTACCGCTAGCACAAACATGAACGATGTGAGCAGTAGGAGTCACGCGATCTTTACGATAACGTTCGTGCAAGCTGGACTCTCCGAGGGCAACATGCCATCAGAGACCGTTTCCAAGGTGCATCTTGTCGACTTGGCCGGAAG CGAGCGTGCTAACGCTACGGGAGCCACTGGACAACGACTGAAAGAAGGTGCCCACATCAACAAGTCCCTGGTGACTTTAGGTTCTGTGATATCGGCGCTCGCGGAGGTCAGTTCCGCGAGCGAcacgtcttcttcttcttccaagAAGAGCGTCTTTATACCTTACCGCGACAGCGTGCTTACATGGCTGCTGAAGGACTCGCTCGGTGGTAACTCGAAGACTATAATGATCGCTGCTATTAGCCCAGCGGATTGCAACTATGGCGAGACCCTCAGCACGCTCAGGTACGCCAATCGAGCCAAGAACATCATCAATAAGCCAACCATCAACGAAGACCCGAACGTCAAGTTGATCAGGGAACTCAGGGAGGAGATCCTGAAGCTCAAGTCTCTTATTGGGAAAGATATG AGCATCGAGAGGCCACCGCAGATGTTATTGGCTCAGATTCACGAGAAGCAGGAGCAGGAGAAGGTGCTGACGGAGGAGTGGACGGAAAAGTGGCGGGAAACGCAGCAGATTCTTCAAGAGCAGAAAGCATTGGGTCTTCGGAAGAGTGGCGTTGGCGTGGTCCTGGATTCGGAAATGCCTCACTTGGTAGGAATCGATGACGATCTTCTCAGCACTGGCGTCACGCTGTACCATCTGAAAGAGGGAAGGACGTTAGTGGGAACGGAAGAAGCGGCAACCACGCAG GATATCGTATTGACCGGTGGCGACGTCGAACCAGAGCACTGCGTGGTAGAGTTAGACAGCGGCGTAGCAACCCTTCATCCCCTTTCTTCGCACTGCTGGATCAACACAGCGCAAGTAGATAAACCCACGCGCCTCTCGCAAGGCTGTATTATTCTACTGGGCAGGAACAATATGTTCCGGTACAACGATCCAGTAGAGGCGGCCAAGCTAAGAAAGGAAGGTGGAACGGGTAACGGTAACTTACAATCGACGGTCGTCAATCTTTCAAGATTGTCCCTCTTGAGTTGGAGTGTCTCGGATTTGCATGCCTCGTCCTCTAGCGATAACCTTTTAAATTCGAGCGAAGACCTCCGCGCGCTCGAGGAACTGGAACAGCAGAAGGCTGCCCTTATCAAGGAAAAGGAGGACTTCAAG AGGGAACAGGAGGAACGAGAAGAGAGATGGGCCGCCAGAAGGGAGGCCCTGAAAGGCGCGCAACGTGAATTGGAACGCGAATGGGGCGCCCAATGGAAAGAGTGGGCGGACGCGATAGCCGCTCTCGAATCACGGCAACGCGAGTTGCGTGCGCGCCGTAACATCCTGGAGCAAGAGCGACGGGACGAAATGACGCAA GTAGAAAGTTTATGTAGGGAAGTTGCCTCTCTGCGCACAACATTGCAGTCCAAGCATCGTCAATTCCAAGAGTTCATGAACAATCACGAACGCACGCAAAGATTCCATCAATGGTGGGAGAAG ACGGACGACGGCGCCGGCAGCGACGGCAGCTTGCCAGAATCCTGGTCGAGTTTGAACGATGATAAATGCGTTGACGCGATGCGAGAGCTTGTTAATCATCAC aagaaagaaTTGGCCGTCTTGGAAACCGAGTTGCAAAACAAAGTGAAGTCCCTAAACGAACACCAAAGCAAGGTAGATAAAATGGAGGAAGAGCTGATGGAGATAGCTAGGAAGCAAAAGCACATATTTAACCTCGAA CTGGAAGGTGAAGGAAACACGGAGAAAAAATTGCTTCTAGCAAAGCGCACCCAGGAGCAGCTTCAGGAGATCCTACGACGGAAACAGAGTCTTTCGTTGAATTTGAAACGAGCTCTACCCGCGTCACTGGACGACCAGTCCCTGAGCGGCGACGATATCGTGTCCAACGGGGAGAGCCAATCGTTCCTGGACGCGTGTAATAGAAAACTTCAAATAGCCTCTGCAATGAACATACTGCCACAAAATCTTCCAAGTTCCGTCGATACCGCAGATACTTTTCATACAGCTGCGGCTGACTCTCCGGAGCCTCGCATTCTCTTCGAAGATCCTAACACGAAACGGTTTGAAACCTCGCTGGACGATGAACAAGAACCAGACAAGCAACTGGACACTTCCCCAAAAGTTTACTTGGAGAACGACAAGACGAGATTGCCTGAAACGAAAG TAAACAGAAAGTCTTCGGTGGAAGGTGTCACGGAGCCAGAGAAGTGTAACGGCAGTGCACCGAAATCACCAACGGACTCCATCACGGGAATGGAAATTCCTGAAGACTCGTTGGAGTCACCGGTGCAACGGAATCCAGCGATGAAACGTCTTAACCAAAGAATCGCTCGTCAACGAATGATGGTGATGAGGTGCCTAGAGACTAGCACTCCCTCGAAAGAAGACCTGAACAGGCAGATAATGATTCTGCAGGAGCTCCAGAAGCAGCAGATCGAATTGGAGGTGTCGCTCTTGGAAGATGAGCGAAAGAATCTCAGACATTCTATGTCGCAGTGCAGCGACGACAGGCTGCAGGACCATGACGACCGTGTGCAGACTGTAGAGTCGAACACATGTCGCGATTTAGAAGTTATGAATAACACAGCTACTCTGTTAACCATGTCCACAACGCGATCTCCGATTCAAAGGAACAACAGGCCTAATACCAACGACGACGAGGGTTTGTCGGAATCAGTTGCTCCTAGGATATCTTCTGGTAGAGGATACTCGACAGTTTATCTAACG AGTCAGAACCGAGGGGACCGATTGAGCAGTCCGTACTCCTTGACAATCACTAGATCCCTGCCGTCTTTGATAGCGAACGACACCGACTGCGACAATGTAATTAACATGATCGTCAGTATACCTTCCTACGTGATACGCGGAGCAGGGACGTCTAGCCATTACGAGTACGAAGTGCGTGTTGTAGCTCAAGACGATAGTTGGACGCTTCTGCGTAGATACAGAAGATTCCGGGAATTGTACATCTCCATGCGACAGAAATATGGTAGCAAG gTAGCAGCGATACGCTTCCCACCTCGACAAGTTTTTCCAAGGTACGAGGTAGTAGCGCGACAACGTAGGAAACGATTAGAGGAATATTTGCGACGACTGATACAAGTCTGCTCAGAATTGCCACACTGCGAACCTCTTTATAAGTACAACGGCAACTTAAGCAACATAGATAAGCAATCATTGCTGGAATTTAGTTCGTTCTTCAGACGGGGAACATTCGAGAGCAGTAAGTACGGGACGAGTTAA